In bacterium, the following are encoded in one genomic region:
- the hrcA gene encoding heat-inducible transcription repressor HrcA — translation MRRETTSGLDRRRLEILEAVVRLHIETGRPVSSGLVERSLQRAVSSATIRAEMKRLEDTGFLEQPHTSAGRLPTDAGFRVFVDRLRAGWALRRHEAPAELRAVAQRDIRDSLGRQDRWKALAGLLSRLSENISVIVGPSRLAARVERVEVYPKASDRGLMVVILDTAQVRTGLVDLPDGVARTVLAEAVRELNERIAGRTLAEIRGGLLDRVDLVPTPVSACAGHMARAGRELLTAAVSEDVGVDGVGRVLAVPELQETCSLQALLRFMEAPDRISRTLREAVGRPGDEVGVWIGGENPIGDLRSFSVLTGAFELDGRPGLLAVIGPRRMSYQRVFHGIDILRDALARVS, via the coding sequence TTGCGACGCGAAACGACATCAGGCCTGGACCGCCGCCGGCTAGAGATCCTCGAGGCGGTCGTGCGGCTGCACATCGAGACCGGCCGGCCCGTCAGTTCGGGCCTGGTCGAGCGCTCGCTGCAGCGGGCGGTGTCGTCGGCGACCATCCGCGCCGAGATGAAGCGGCTGGAAGACACCGGGTTCCTGGAGCAGCCCCACACCTCGGCGGGGCGTCTGCCCACTGATGCCGGCTTTCGGGTCTTCGTCGACCGCTTGCGGGCGGGCTGGGCCCTGCGTCGCCACGAGGCGCCGGCCGAGCTGCGGGCCGTGGCCCAGCGCGACATCCGCGACAGCCTCGGTCGCCAGGACCGCTGGAAGGCCCTGGCCGGGCTCCTCAGCCGCCTGTCCGAGAACATCAGCGTCATCGTGGGCCCGTCGCGGCTGGCGGCGCGGGTCGAGCGGGTCGAGGTGTATCCGAAGGCGAGCGACCGCGGCCTGATGGTCGTGATCCTCGACACGGCCCAGGTGCGCACCGGCCTGGTGGACCTGCCGGACGGCGTCGCCCGCACGGTGCTCGCCGAGGCGGTGCGCGAGCTGAACGAGCGCATCGCCGGCCGCACCCTGGCCGAGATCCGCGGCGGCCTGCTCGACCGCGTCGACCTGGTGCCGACGCCGGTCTCGGCCTGCGCCGGCCACATGGCGCGCGCGGGTCGCGAGCTGCTCACGGCGGCCGTTTCCGAGGATGTCGGCGTCGACGGCGTCGGCCGGGTGCTGGCGGTGCCTGAGCTGCAGGAGACCTGTTCGCTGCAGGCGCTGCTGCGCTTCATGGAGGCGCCCGACCGCATCAGCCGCACCCTGCGCGAGGCCGTGGGGCGCCCGGGCGACGAGGTGGGCGTGTGGATCGGGGGCGAGAACCCCATCGGCGACCTGCGCTCGTTCTCCGTGCTCACCGGCGCCTTCGAGCTGGACGGCCGGCCGGGGCTGCTCGCCGTCATCGGCCCGCGCCGCATGTCGTACCAGCGGGTCTTCCACGGCATCGATATCCTGCGCGACGCCCTCGCGCGCGTCAGCTGA
- a CDS encoding coproporphyrinogen III oxidase family protein yields the protein MTGGAAPGAWGLYVHVPFCGSICSYCHFARTAEHGAELRARYVAAVRRELDLRREACGVLAAARRPLATCYLGGGTPSQLEPDLMTTLLADVLAGWPRTDDFELTAEANPETLTPDVVDAWLAAGVTRVSLGVQSLDAEVLRLLGRACDPTTARHALALACARFPRVSADWIIGPGLVRERLLAELDEAVALGVEHFSVYILEVHPGTRLERRLARGEVRLLPDAATERLYLAVIEHLAGHGIVQYEVANFARPGAESRHNRNYWRHRPWLALGPGAHGYWGRRRYANPDDLPTWLAALEAGRLPAGSIDELDRPALRLERLILALRTAEGVRIDGLPPGALDLARGEAEGLWRVRQGRLALTGTGFLRLDTIEERLAGLTLPDPLG from the coding sequence ATGACCGGCGGGGCCGCGCCCGGGGCGTGGGGGCTGTACGTCCACGTGCCCTTCTGCGGTTCGATCTGCTCCTATTGCCACTTCGCCCGCACCGCCGAACACGGCGCCGAGCTGCGCGCACGCTACGTCGCGGCGGTGCGGCGCGAGCTGGACCTGCGCCGCGAGGCGTGCGGCGTGCTCGCGGCGGCGCGCCGTCCCCTGGCCACCTGCTATCTCGGCGGCGGCACGCCCTCGCAGCTCGAGCCCGACCTGATGACCACCCTGCTCGCCGACGTGCTCGCCGGCTGGCCCCGCACCGACGATTTCGAGCTCACCGCCGAGGCCAATCCCGAGACGCTCACCCCGGACGTGGTCGACGCCTGGCTCGCCGCCGGCGTGACGCGCGTCAGCCTGGGGGTGCAGAGCCTCGACGCCGAGGTGCTGCGCCTGCTGGGCCGCGCCTGCGACCCGACCACGGCCCGGCACGCCCTGGCCCTGGCCTGCGCGCGTTTTCCGCGGGTCTCGGCCGACTGGATCATCGGGCCCGGTCTCGTGCGCGAGCGGCTGCTGGCCGAGCTGGACGAGGCGGTGGCCCTGGGGGTGGAGCACTTCTCGGTGTACATCCTGGAGGTGCATCCGGGCACCCGGCTGGAGCGGCGCCTGGCCCGGGGCGAGGTGCGCCTGCTGCCGGACGCGGCCACCGAGCGCCTCTACCTGGCGGTGATCGAACACCTTGCCGGGCATGGCATCGTCCAGTACGAGGTGGCCAACTTCGCGCGGCCCGGGGCCGAGTCGCGGCACAACCGCAACTACTGGCGGCACCGGCCCTGGCTGGCGCTGGGGCCCGGGGCCCACGGCTACTGGGGCCGCCGGCGCTACGCCAACCCCGACGACCTGCCCACGTGGCTGGCGGCGCTCGAGGCGGGTCGGTTGCCCGCCGGGTCGATCGACGAACTGGACCGGCCGGCGCTGCGGCTCGAGCGGCTGATCCTGGCCCTGCGCACCGCGGAGGGCGTGCGGATCGACGGGCTCCCGCCCGGGGCACTGGATCTGGCGCGCGGCGAGGCCGAGGGGCTGTGGCGGGTCCGACAGGGGCGGCTGGCCCTCACCGGCACCGGCTTCCTGCGCCTGGACACCATCGAGGAGCGCCTGGCGGGGTTGACACTGCCGGACCCCCTTGGTTAA
- a CDS encoding 16S rRNA (uracil(1498)-N(3))-methyltransferase codes for MRHFYLDTADAGLPGPGDTVVLDRDESHHLSTVLRGGRDTTLHLVDGRGHRLEAVPDGRDGRRVRVRITAVADDPAEAAAPRLVLAVAVVKGKRFEWAVEKAVELGAHRLVPLRCEHGVIDPREGKRERWVTIMKSALKQCGRSWLPDLAAPCPLAEALPGLAGGVLLFGAAPWEMPAGRVVPWRDLLAAPPADTPAELVFCVGPEGGWSPAELALLDAAGRPVTLGPHVLRAETAAAAGLTALQTLRQAWTAAEA; via the coding sequence TTGCGCCATTTCTACCTCGACACCGCCGATGCGGGGCTGCCGGGTCCGGGCGACACGGTCGTCCTGGACCGCGACGAGAGCCATCACCTGAGCACCGTCCTGCGCGGCGGCCGCGACACGACGCTGCACCTGGTCGACGGCCGGGGCCACCGCCTGGAGGCCGTGCCCGACGGGCGCGACGGCCGGCGGGTGCGGGTGCGCATCACCGCGGTGGCCGACGATCCGGCCGAGGCGGCGGCGCCGCGCCTGGTGCTCGCCGTCGCGGTGGTCAAGGGCAAGCGTTTCGAGTGGGCGGTGGAGAAGGCGGTCGAACTGGGGGCGCACCGCCTCGTGCCGCTGCGCTGCGAGCACGGGGTCATCGACCCGCGCGAGGGCAAGCGCGAACGCTGGGTGACGATCATGAAGTCGGCCCTCAAGCAGTGCGGCCGCAGCTGGCTGCCCGACCTGGCGGCCCCGTGCCCCCTGGCCGAGGCCCTGCCCGGACTCGCGGGGGGGGTGCTGCTCTTCGGTGCCGCCCCCTGGGAGATGCCCGCCGGGCGCGTGGTGCCGTGGCGCGATCTGCTGGCCGCGCCGCCGGCCGACACCCCGGCGGAGCTGGTCTTCTGCGTGGGGCCGGAGGGAGGCTGGTCGCCCGCCGAACTGGCGCTCCTGGACGCCGCCGGCCGACCGGTGACCCTCGGTCCGCACGTGCTGCGCGCCGAGACCGCCGCCGCCGCGGGCCTGACCGCCCTGCAGACCCTGCGTCAGGCCTGGACCGCGGCCGAGGCTTGA
- the lepA gene encoding translation elongation factor 4 — MGFSRETTRNFCIIAHIDHGKSTLADRLLEHTGTLSGKQLQEQTLDSMDLERERGITIKSHPIRMQYEVPGHGPHTLNLIDTPGHVDFHYEVSRSLAACEGALLVVDAVQGVQAQTINNLYLALEHDLEIIPVINKIDLPAARPEFVMEQFIDLIGCDPEEVVLCSAKTGQGIDKLLAAIVDRVPAPKGDPAAPPKGLIFDSIFDPYVGAVAYVRLFEGTIRKGERIQFFGNEKRFEVGEIGWFRMDRIAQKELTAGEVGYIATGAKDVRHVRVGDTVTLVENPCAEPWPGYEEAKPMVFSGLYPTDNDQYDDLLDALQKLQMNDASLTWEKETSAALGFGFRCGFLGLLHMEIIQERLEREYDLTLIATLPNVEYEVLLKDGTVQLCENPALLPDVKFIDKIREPIVRASVITPKDYVGAVIKISLDRRGVQTKMEYLDTERVNIEFDLPLNELVVDYYDTLKSVTKGYASLDYEYVRHQADDLIRLDILINGDMVDALTCIVHRDNAYSWGLKLCQKLKELIPRQMFAVAIQAAVGTRVLARTTVQAFRKNVTAKCYGGDITRKRKLLEKQKEGKKRMKQVGSVEIPQEAFLAVLKVER, encoded by the coding sequence ATGGGCTTCTCCCGCGAGACGACGCGCAACTTCTGCATCATCGCCCACATCGACCACGGGAAGAGCACCCTGGCCGATCGCCTGCTCGAGCACACCGGGACGCTCTCGGGGAAGCAGCTGCAGGAGCAGACCCTCGACTCCATGGACCTCGAGCGGGAGCGCGGCATCACCATCAAGAGCCACCCGATCCGCATGCAGTACGAGGTCCCCGGCCACGGGCCGCACACGCTGAACCTCATCGACACGCCGGGGCACGTCGACTTCCACTACGAGGTGAGCCGCAGCCTGGCCGCCTGCGAGGGGGCGCTGCTGGTGGTCGACGCCGTGCAGGGCGTGCAGGCCCAGACCATCAACAACCTCTACCTGGCGCTCGAGCACGACCTGGAGATCATCCCGGTCATCAACAAGATCGACCTGCCGGCGGCCCGCCCCGAGTTCGTCATGGAGCAGTTCATCGACCTGATCGGGTGCGACCCCGAGGAGGTCGTCCTCTGCAGCGCCAAGACGGGCCAGGGCATCGACAAGCTCCTGGCTGCCATCGTCGATCGCGTGCCGGCGCCCAAGGGCGATCCGGCGGCGCCCCCCAAGGGCCTCATCTTCGACTCGATCTTCGACCCCTACGTGGGGGCCGTGGCCTACGTGCGGCTCTTCGAGGGCACGATCCGCAAGGGCGAGCGCATCCAGTTCTTCGGCAACGAGAAGCGCTTCGAGGTGGGCGAGATCGGCTGGTTCCGCATGGACCGCATCGCCCAGAAGGAGCTCACGGCCGGCGAGGTGGGCTACATCGCCACCGGCGCCAAGGACGTGCGCCACGTGCGGGTGGGCGACACCGTGACCCTGGTGGAGAACCCCTGCGCCGAGCCCTGGCCCGGCTACGAGGAGGCCAAGCCCATGGTCTTCTCCGGGCTCTACCCCACCGACAACGACCAGTACGACGACCTGCTCGACGCCCTGCAGAAGCTGCAGATGAACGACGCCTCCCTCACCTGGGAGAAGGAGACGAGCGCCGCCCTGGGCTTCGGCTTCCGCTGCGGCTTCCTGGGCCTGCTCCACATGGAGATCATCCAGGAGCGCCTAGAGCGCGAGTACGACCTGACGCTCATCGCCACCCTGCCCAACGTGGAGTACGAGGTGCTGCTGAAGGACGGCACGGTGCAGCTGTGCGAGAACCCCGCCCTGCTGCCGGACGTCAAGTTCATCGACAAGATCCGCGAGCCGATCGTGCGGGCCTCGGTGATCACGCCGAAGGACTACGTGGGGGCCGTGATCAAGATCAGCCTCGACCGCCGCGGCGTGCAGACGAAGATGGAGTACCTGGACACCGAGCGCGTGAACATCGAGTTCGACCTGCCTCTGAACGAGCTGGTGGTCGACTACTACGACACGCTGAAGTCCGTGACCAAGGGCTACGCCTCCCTCGACTACGAGTACGTCCGGCACCAGGCCGACGACCTGATCCGGCTGGACATCCTCATCAACGGGGACATGGTCGACGCCCTGACCTGCATCGTGCACCGGGACAACGCCTACAGCTGGGGCCTGAAGCTGTGCCAGAAGCTGAAGGAACTGATCCCGCGGCAGATGTTCGCCGTGGCGATCCAGGCCGCGGTGGGCACCCGGGTGCTGGCCCGCACCACGGTGCAGGCGTTCCGCAAGAACGTGACCGCCAAGTGCTACGGCGGCGACATCACGCGCAAGCGGAAGCTGCTCGAGAAGCAGAAAGAGGGCAAGAAGCGCATGAAGCAGGTGGGGTCGGTGGAGATCCCCCAGGAGGCCTTCCTGGCCGTGCTCAAGGTCGAACGCTGA
- the dnaJ gene encoding molecular chaperone DnaJ has translation MSSKRDYYEVLGVAKDASTAEIKKAYRGKAIQFHPDKNPDDPSAAEKFREATEAYEVLKDEQKRAQYDQFGHMGGGQGFGGQGFGGQGFNVDLNDALESFLRNFGMGDIFGGGGGGGAAQRRGRNLQLKLKVTLEEAAVGAKKTVKLNKNVACGDCAGTGAKAGSRPVTCSHCRGQGRVRQVRQSLLGQMVTEGVCPHCHGQGSVVQDPCGTCRGTGTIRGEEQLEIKVPAGVSTGNYMELQGKGDVGDNGSPAGHLRVVFEVAEHALFARHGDDLLIDLPLSPVDLMLGTKVQVPTLDGKVALKIPAGTQSHKIFRMRKKGIPHVNRPGTGDQLVRVLAWTPEDLDKDLRQKLEAVRDELAAKAPAPGRHLYD, from the coding sequence ATGAGCAGCAAGCGGGACTACTACGAGGTGCTCGGCGTGGCGAAGGACGCGTCCACGGCCGAGATCAAGAAAGCCTATCGCGGCAAGGCGATCCAGTTCCATCCGGACAAGAATCCGGACGACCCCTCGGCGGCGGAGAAGTTCCGCGAGGCCACCGAGGCCTACGAGGTGCTGAAGGACGAGCAGAAGCGCGCCCAGTACGACCAGTTCGGCCACATGGGTGGCGGGCAGGGCTTCGGCGGCCAGGGCTTCGGCGGGCAGGGCTTCAACGTCGATCTGAACGACGCCCTCGAGAGTTTCCTGCGCAACTTCGGCATGGGCGACATCTTCGGCGGCGGCGGGGGCGGGGGTGCTGCCCAGCGGCGCGGCCGCAACCTGCAGCTGAAGCTCAAGGTCACCCTCGAGGAGGCCGCGGTCGGGGCCAAGAAGACCGTCAAGCTGAACAAGAACGTGGCCTGCGGCGACTGTGCGGGGACCGGGGCCAAGGCCGGCTCGCGGCCCGTGACCTGTTCCCACTGCCGGGGCCAGGGCCGCGTGCGCCAGGTGCGCCAGTCGCTGCTGGGCCAGATGGTGACCGAGGGCGTCTGCCCCCACTGCCACGGCCAGGGCAGCGTGGTGCAGGACCCGTGCGGCACCTGCCGCGGCACCGGCACGATCCGCGGCGAGGAGCAGCTCGAGATCAAGGTGCCGGCGGGCGTGAGCACGGGCAACTACATGGAGCTGCAGGGCAAGGGCGACGTGGGGGACAACGGGTCGCCGGCCGGCCACCTGCGCGTCGTCTTCGAGGTGGCCGAGCACGCGCTCTTCGCCCGCCACGGCGACGACCTGCTCATCGACCTGCCCCTGTCGCCGGTCGACCTCATGCTCGGCACGAAGGTGCAGGTGCCGACCCTCGACGGGAAGGTGGCCCTGAAGATCCCGGCCGGCACCCAGAGCCACAAGATCTTCCGCATGCGGAAGAAGGGCATTCCCCACGTGAACCGTCCGGGCACCGGCGACCAGCTGGTCCGGGTCCTGGCCTGGACGCCCGAGGACCTCGACAAGGATCTCCGGCAGAAGCTCGAAGCGGTGCGCGACGAGCTCGCGGCCAAGGCGCCGGCGCCGGGCCGCCACCTCTACGACTGA
- a CDS encoding nucleotide exchange factor GrpE, with translation MSKSSKKKHEEAAAAAAGEESTAAAAESAATADAPAAAGADDVAPAGPEEEAPDPVAVLAAERDEFKDKWLRTVAELDNVRKRASRDLVQGRRFAQADILRAFLEVVDNFERALQSVPGDADTGTPDPFREGVELIHQRLRGVLKDQGVEPIEALAAAFDPNVHEAVGQFEREGVEPGVVIEVAQQGYRFGELVLRPARVIISA, from the coding sequence ATGAGCAAGTCGTCGAAGAAGAAGCACGAGGAAGCCGCGGCCGCCGCCGCGGGCGAGGAGTCCACGGCCGCAGCGGCGGAGAGCGCCGCGACCGCCGACGCGCCGGCCGCCGCCGGCGCCGACGATGTCGCGCCGGCCGGGCCGGAGGAGGAGGCGCCCGATCCGGTGGCGGTCCTCGCGGCCGAGCGCGACGAGTTCAAGGACAAGTGGCTGCGCACCGTGGCCGAGCTGGACAACGTGCGCAAGCGCGCCAGCCGCGACCTGGTCCAGGGGCGCCGCTTCGCCCAGGCCGACATCCTGCGCGCGTTCCTCGAGGTCGTCGACAACTTCGAAAGGGCCTTGCAATCGGTCCCGGGCGACGCGGATACTGGCACGCCGGATCCGTTCCGCGAGGGAGTGGAACTCATCCACCAGCGCCTCCGCGGGGTCCTGAAGGACCAGGGCGTCGAGCCCATCGAGGCGCTGGCGGCGGCCTTCGACCCCAACGTGCACGAGGCGGTGGGCCAGTTCGAGCGCGAGGGCGTCGAGCCGGGCGTCGTGATCGAGGTCGCCCAGCAGGGCTACCGCTTCGGGGAGCTGGTCCTGCGGCCGGCGCGGGTCATCATCTCCGCGTGA
- a CDS encoding GatB/YqeY domain-containing protein, translating to MAKSEIASRIQSEVVVAMKAKNKERLGVLRMLQSALKQVEVDTRTELDDEAVIKVLASYGKKVKDQIRSYGDGGRDDLKAAAEAEMGIVEEFLPGQMSDAEIAAAVQEAIAETGAAGPQDMGKVMKALMPKTAGRADGGKVSALVKKALVG from the coding sequence ATGGCCAAGAGTGAGATCGCCAGCCGCATCCAGTCCGAGGTCGTCGTCGCCATGAAAGCGAAGAACAAGGAGCGCCTCGGCGTGCTGCGCATGCTGCAGTCGGCCCTCAAGCAGGTCGAGGTCGACACCCGCACCGAGCTCGACGACGAGGCCGTCATCAAGGTGCTCGCCAGCTACGGCAAGAAGGTGAAGGACCAGATCCGCAGCTACGGCGACGGCGGCCGCGACGACCTGAAGGCCGCCGCCGAGGCCGAGATGGGCATCGTCGAGGAGTTCCTGCCCGGGCAGATGTCCGACGCGGAGATCGCGGCCGCCGTCCAGGAGGCCATCGCCGAGACCGGGGCCGCCGGGCCCCAGGACATGGGCAAGGTGATGAAGGCCCTCATGCCGAAGACCGCGGGCCGCGCCGACGGCGGCAAGGTGAGCGCCCTGGTCAAGAAGGCACTGGTGGGCTGA
- the lepB gene encoding signal peptidase I: MGKKNRKKDQDPAAAPADGSAGGQGRVAAKPTGLVATVKDYAKSIGIALVIALLLRQTLVQPFRIPTGSMLETLQIGDWLMVNKFIYGIKTPERVRLLNWTIVKDLPVLHLPAIREPRQGDIIVFAFPEDKNLDYIKRCVAVEGDTVAVDEGVLYVNGEIYESNFGERDGDHSCVPNWTDPEACPAPRAKHDQASYVRQPRNRSWPWPGMPNPFVVPAGHIFMMGDNRYNSLDSRYWGPLDKKLIKGKAIFLYWSWDGERKRVRFDRIGDLIR, encoded by the coding sequence ATGGGCAAGAAGAACCGCAAGAAGGACCAGGACCCCGCCGCCGCGCCGGCCGACGGGAGCGCCGGCGGCCAGGGCCGGGTCGCCGCGAAGCCGACGGGGCTGGTGGCCACGGTGAAGGACTACGCCAAGTCCATCGGCATCGCCCTGGTCATCGCGCTGCTGCTGCGCCAGACCCTCGTCCAGCCCTTCCGGATCCCCACGGGCTCCATGCTCGAGACGCTGCAGATCGGCGACTGGCTCATGGTGAACAAGTTCATCTACGGCATCAAGACGCCCGAGCGCGTGCGCCTGCTGAACTGGACCATCGTCAAGGACCTGCCGGTGCTGCACCTGCCGGCCATCCGCGAGCCGCGGCAGGGCGACATCATCGTCTTCGCCTTCCCCGAGGACAAGAACCTCGACTACATCAAGCGCTGCGTGGCCGTCGAGGGCGACACGGTGGCGGTGGACGAGGGCGTGCTCTACGTCAACGGCGAGATCTACGAGAGCAACTTCGGCGAGCGCGACGGCGACCACAGCTGCGTGCCCAACTGGACCGACCCGGAGGCGTGCCCCGCGCCGCGCGCCAAGCACGACCAGGCCTCGTACGTGCGCCAGCCGCGCAACCGCAGCTGGCCCTGGCCGGGCATGCCGAACCCCTTCGTGGTGCCCGCGGGCCACATCTTCATGATGGGCGACAACCGGTACAACAGTCTCGACTCCCGCTACTGGGGGCCGCTCGACAAGAAGCTCATCAAGGGCAAGGCCATCTTCCTCTACTGGTCCTGGGACGGCGAGCGCAAGCGCGTGCGCTTCGATCGGATCGGCGACCTGATCCGATGA